A window of Streptomyces sp. Je 1-332 genomic DNA:
ACCAGCTCGCGGACGGTCCAGCTGCCGAGCCTGGTCGGCAGGGCCAGCTGCTCGGGCTCCAGGGCGACGACCGCTTCCCGTACGTTCCCGAACTGGGCGAGCACGGCGGTGCGGATCTTGACGGGGTCGTAGGTGCGCGTGCGCTTCTTGGCCGGTGGCATGGGCCGAGCCTAATTCTTCCCGGGATACCCCTGGAGATTCTTCTCGGGATACCCCTGGAGACCCGTTTCCACCTGGCCGAAGACGCGCTCGGCGGACGCGGCGCAGTCTTCGGCGATCTCGTCGAGCGGGTCACCGACGAGGGTCCGCCGGTGGTTCTCCACGATGAGCGCGTTACGGGCGCCGATCAGCTGGGCGGCGGCGACGCGGGCGAGGAGCGCGTCGTCCGTCTCCTCGGCGAGCGCGTCCGCGAGCAGCTGGATGCTGCGCATGTGGAAGCTGACCACGCGGAGCGTGAGGGTCGGCGTCTCGCTGATGAGCTGGCGCAGCCTGAGGGCGCGCGGGTCGCCGCTGAGGCCGATCGACGGGTCGCGCCCGGCGATCTGCTCCAGGAACTGGCCGCGCATCGCGACGACCGCGGACTCGCCGGGCTGCCGTTCGCGCACCGCGCGGGCCGGATCACCGACGTGCTCCTCCATCGGGCCGACGATCGCGCCTTCTTTGGTGCCGAAGTAGTTGAAGACGGTCATCTTCGACACCTCGGCGGCCTCGGCGATCTCCGCCACGGAGACGTGGTCGAAGCCCCGCTCGGAGCAGAGGTCCACGGCCGCCTGCCAGATGCGCGACGCGGTCTGCTTCTTCTTGCGCGCGCGCAGCCCCAGCTCCTCAGTCATGCAGGTCACGGTACCGGGGCGGCCTCTTCCCGCACCGTGAACGTCTCGCCGTTCGCGGGCACCCCGATCCCCCGCCAGCGGAACGGCACGCCCCGCGCGGTGTCCAGATCAGGGCCGTCCATCAGCTGGAAGTGCACATGCGGTTCGGTGGAGTTCCCGGAGTTCCCACAGCGGGCCATGACCTGCCCGGCCCGCACCTTGTCCCCGGTGCGGACGGCGAGCGATCCCTGCTGGACGTGCGCGTACACGGCGTACGTGCCTTCACCGAGGTCGAGCGTGATGTGGTTGCCGACTACGCGGCGGGCGCCGCCGAGGGTCCTGCCCAAGCCCTCGGCCACGACCAAGTAGACATACGCGAGCAGGGAGTTGCGGCTGAGGTGGTCGCGCTGAGCGTCCTCCGCGTGGACGACGGTCGCGTCGGCGACCGCGAGGAGCGGCGCCCCGAACGCGGGGAAGGCCTTGTTGCCCCGCGCGATGGGCCAGAGCCAGGCGAAGGCGGGGCGGGCCCCGTCCTGCGGCTCGGCCACGATGTCGATGGCGTAGGTCTGCCCGAGGCCGTGGGTGCCGTGGCTCGGCACCTTGTCCGCGGGGCTGTTCACCGCGGACCAGCGGCCGGTGACGGGCGGGGCGATCTCCAGGGGGGCCGGGGGCTCCCTCCGGCTCCTGTCACGGCGGGCGGCCTGGCCGAGCACGATGCTGAGGGCGACGAAGCCACCGACCGGGACGAGGCCCAGCCAGGACGGGTAGGGCCGGTCCACGAAGAACCCGGTGATCACGTGGACGAGGACGATGAGCAACAGCAGCCGCTGAAGCAGCACCGCGAACTTGCGCTGACGTACAGACATGATCGTTCCCCCAGTGGTTGATTTCCCGGTGCTTGATTTCCCGGTGCTTGATTTCCCGGTGCTTGATTTCCCAGTGGCCGGTTCAGGGCCGCGAGGCGGACAGCACCACGAGCAGCGGGACCACGCGCCCCGCGGGCACTTCGTGACGGCCACGCCCCGTCGTGTGCAGCCAGCCCGCGCCGGTCAGTTGGCGCAGGTGGTGGTAGATCTGGCCGGTGGTGCCGATGTCGTCGAGCGCGGCCAGTTCGGCGGCGGTGCGGCGGCCGCCGAGGATCTCCCGCAGCAGCCGGAGCCGGACGGGGCTCCCGAGCGCGGCGAAGGACTCGGCGGCCTCGGACCAGTCGTCGCCGAGCAGCTGCTCGGTGGTGTGGCCGTACTGCCACTCGTACCGCTCGCCCGTCGGCACCCGCACCGCTCCGGTGAACACGACGGCGCCGTCCGGGAGTTGGGCTTCGGGCAGTCGCGCCTTCAGCGCCTCCAGGGCCCAGAAGTCACCTCCGTCGACCGCGGGCGCGGGGCTCCCCGCGCTCTCCAGTACGTCCATCCGCCGCTCGAGCTCGGCGACGCGCTCTTCCAGCTCCATGGGAACATCATTACGTAATTACGTAATATCTGCAAGAGGTGAGCGCGGACACGACGAAGCCCCCGCCCGGATCAACGGATCCGAACGGGGGCGGCGGCAGGAGAATCTCAGGCGAAGAGCCCCGGAAGGGTCCCCTCGTGCGCCTCGCGGATCTCGGTCAGCGGAAGCGTGAACTCGCCCTGGAGTTCCACCGCGTCGCCGTCGACCACACCGATGCGTGTCGCGGGCAGGCCCCGCGCCCCGCACATGTCGGTGAAGCGCAGCTCCTCGGAGCGGGGGACGGAGACGACCGCCCGCCCCGCCGACTCGCTGAACAGCAGGGTGAACGCGTCCAGGCCGTCCGGGACGATCAGGCGCGCGCCCTTCCCGCCACGGAGGCAGGACTCGGCGACGGCCTGCGCGAGGCCACCGTCGGAGAGGTCGTGCGCGGCGTCGATCATGCCGTCGCGCGAGCCCGAGATGAGGATGTCGGCCAGCAGCCGCTCGCGCTCCAGGTCGACCTTCGGGGGAAGCCCGCCGAGGTGGTCGTGAACGACCTGCGACCAGGCCGAGCCGCCGAACTCCTCGGTGGTGTCACCGAGCAGGTAGAGCAGCTGGCCCTCTTCGGCGAACGCGATCGGCGTGCGGCGCGCCACGTCGTCGATCACTCCGAGGACGGAGACGACGGGCGTCGGGTGGATCGCCGCCTCACCGGTCTGGTTGTAGAGCGAGACGTTGCCGCCGGTCACCGGGGTGCCCAGGATCTGGCAGGCGTCGGCGAGACCACGGGTGGTCTCGGCGAACTGCCACATGACGTCCGGGTCCTCGGGCGAACCGAAGTTCAGGCAGTCCGAGACGGCGAGCGGCTTGGCGCCGGTCGCGGCGACGTTGCGGTACGCCTCCGACAGGGCGAGCTGCGCGCCGGCGTACGGGTCGAGCTTCGAGTAGCGGCCGTTGCCGTCGTTGGCGAGGGCGACACCGAGGCCGGACTCCTCGTCGATGCGGACCATGCCGGAGTCCTCGGGCTGCGCGAGCACCGTGTTGCCCTGCACGAAACGGTCGTACTGATCCGTCACCCACGCCTTGGACGCCTGGTTCGGCGACGCGACGACCGCGAGGACCTGCTCGCGCAGTTCCTTCGAACTCGCCGGGCGGGCGAGCTTGTTGGCGTCGTCGGCCTGGAGGGCGTCCTGCCACTTCGGCCGTGCGTAGGGGCGCTCGTAGACCGGGCCGTCGTGGGCGACGGTGCGCGGGTCGAGGTCGACGATCTTCTCGCCGTGCCAGAAGATCTCCAGGCGGTCGCCGTCCGTCACTTCACCGACGACGGTGGCGATGACGTCCCACTTCTCGCAGATCGCGAGGAAGCGCTCGACCTTCTCGGGCTCGACGACCGCGCACATGCGCTCCTGCGACTCACTCATGAGGATCTCCTCGGGAGTGAGCGTGGAGTCGCGCAGGGGTACGTCGTCGAGCTCGACGCGCATGCCGCCGGAGCCGTTGGACGCCAACTCCGAGGTCGCGCAGGAGAGTCCGGCGGCGCCCAGGTCCTGGATGCCGACGACGAGCTTCTCGGCGAAGGCCTCCAGGGTGCACTCGATGAGGAGCTTCTCCTGGAAGGGGTCACCGACCTGCACGGCGGGACGCTTCGACGGCTTCGTGTCGTCGAAGGTCTCGGAGGCCAGGATCGAGGCACCGCCAATGCCGTCGCCGCCGGTGCGGGCCCCGTAGAGGATGACCTTGTTGCCGGGGCCGGAGGCCTTCGCGAGGTGGATGTCCTCGTGCCGCATGACGCCGATGGCACCGGCGTTGACCAGCGGGTTGCCCTGGTAGCAGGCGTCGAAGACCAGCTCGCCGCCGATGTTCGGCAGGCCCAGGCAGTTGCCGTAGCCGCCGATGCCCGCGACGACACCCGGCAGGACACGCTTCGTGTCGGGGTGGTCGGCGGCGCCCATCCGCAGCGGGTCCACGACCGCGACCGGGCGCGCGCCCATCGCGATGATGTCGCGGACGATGCCGCCGACACCGGTGGCCGCGCCCTGGTAGGGCTCGACGTACGAGGGGTGGTTGTGCGACTCGACCTTGAAGGTGACCGCGTAGCCGTTGCCGACGTCGACGACACCGGCGTTCTCGCCGATGCCGACGAGCATCGCGTCGTTCTCCGGGGCCTTCTCGCCGAACTGGCGCAGGTGGACCTTGCTGCTCTTGTACGAGCAGTGCTCGGACCACATGACGGAGTACATGGCGAGCTCGGCGCCGGTGGGACGGCGGCCCAGGATCTCGCGTACGCGCGCGTGCTCGTCTTCCTTCAGGCCCAGTTCGGCCCAGGGCAGCTTGACGTCGGGAGTCTCGGCTGCGTGCTTGACGGTGTCCAGAGTCATGCGTTGACCAGCTTCTTCAGGATCGAGGTGAAGAATCCGAGGCCGTCGGTGCGGCCGGTCCCGACCAGCGGCTCCACGGCGTGCTCGGGGTGCGGCATGAGGCCGACGACGTTGCCCGCCTCGTTCGTGATGCCGGCGATGTCACGGAGCGAGCCGTTCGGATTGCCGTCGAGGTACCGGAAGGCGACGCGGCCCTCGGCCTCCAGCATGTCCAGGGTCCGCTCGTCGGCCGTGTACTGGCCGTCGATGTTCTTGAGCGGGATCCGGATCTCCTGGCCGGCCGTGTAGTCGGCGGTCCATGCGGTCCGGTCCGACTCCACGCGCAGCTTCTGCTCGCGGCAGATGAAGTGCAGGTGGTTGTTCCTCAGCATCGCGCCCGGCAGCAGGTGCGACTCGGTGAGCACCTGGAAGCCGTTGCAGATGCCGAGAACCGGCATCCCCGCCTTCGCCTGCGCGATGACCGACTCCATGACGGGCGAAAACCGTGAAATGGCCCCGGCCCGGAGATAGTCGCCGTACGAGAATCCGCCGGGGAGCACCACGGCGTCGACCTGCTTCAGGTCCTTGTCCCGGTGCCAGAGCGGCACTGCTTCGGCGCCGGCGACGCGGACGGCGCGCTGGGTGTCGCGGTCGTCGAGCGTTCCGGGGAAAGTGACGACTCCGATTCGAGCAGTCACTTCTCTTCCTCCACCTTTACGAAGAAGTCCTCGATCACGGTGTTGGCGAGGAAGGTTTCCGCCATCTCGTGGATACGGGCGAGGGCGGCGTCATCGACGGGCCCGTCCACCTCGAGTTCGAAGCGCTTTCCCTGACGTACGTCGGCGATCCCCTTGAATCCGAGCCGCGGCAGTGCACGCTGCACCGCCTGGCCCTGGGGGTCGAGGATCTCCGGCTTGAGCATGACGTCGACTACGACGCGTGCCACTGGCACTCCCGGTGTGTGGTGCTGGCTGAGCGGTCCCTTCAGACTACCCGTACAAAAATTCTACTCGCGTAGATTCGTAGAAACCTACGTGAGGACGGTCACGTTCCTGCTGCTACTCGCGTATCGAACAGGGCACCTTCGCGAAAAATCCCGGAAAAGATCACGCAGCGCCATTGCGTCCGGACACGCGGGCGGATTTAGTCGGGCTTCACAATGCAATGCCAGGCACTGTACAAAGGAAAAGGCATTAGCCGATCCTTTGCACATAACA
This region includes:
- a CDS encoding TetR/AcrR family transcriptional regulator gives rise to the protein MTEELGLRARKKKQTASRIWQAAVDLCSERGFDHVSVAEIAEAAEVSKMTVFNYFGTKEGAIVGPMEEHVGDPARAVRERQPGESAVVAMRGQFLEQIAGRDPSIGLSGDPRALRLRQLISETPTLTLRVVSFHMRSIQLLADALAEETDDALLARVAAAQLIGARNALIVENHRRTLVGDPLDEIAEDCAASAERVFGQVETGLQGYPEKNLQGYPGKN
- a CDS encoding M23 family metallopeptidase, producing the protein MSVRQRKFAVLLQRLLLLIVLVHVITGFFVDRPYPSWLGLVPVGGFVALSIVLGQAARRDRSRREPPAPLEIAPPVTGRWSAVNSPADKVPSHGTHGLGQTYAIDIVAEPQDGARPAFAWLWPIARGNKAFPAFGAPLLAVADATVVHAEDAQRDHLSRNSLLAYVYLVVAEGLGRTLGGARRVVGNHITLDLGEGTYAVYAHVQQGSLAVRTGDKVRAGQVMARCGNSGNSTEPHVHFQLMDGPDLDTARGVPFRWRGIGVPANGETFTVREEAAPVP
- a CDS encoding winged helix-turn-helix domain-containing protein, translating into MELEERVAELERRMDVLESAGSPAPAVDGGDFWALEALKARLPEAQLPDGAVVFTGAVRVPTGERYEWQYGHTTEQLLGDDWSEAAESFAALGSPVRLRLLREILGGRRTAAELAALDDIGTTGQIYHHLRQLTGAGWLHTTGRGRHEVPAGRVVPLLVVLSASRP
- the purL gene encoding phosphoribosylformylglycinamidine synthase subunit PurL — its product is MTLDTVKHAAETPDVKLPWAELGLKEDEHARVREILGRRPTGAELAMYSVMWSEHCSYKSSKVHLRQFGEKAPENDAMLVGIGENAGVVDVGNGYAVTFKVESHNHPSYVEPYQGAATGVGGIVRDIIAMGARPVAVVDPLRMGAADHPDTKRVLPGVVAGIGGYGNCLGLPNIGGELVFDACYQGNPLVNAGAIGVMRHEDIHLAKASGPGNKVILYGARTGGDGIGGASILASETFDDTKPSKRPAVQVGDPFQEKLLIECTLEAFAEKLVVGIQDLGAAGLSCATSELASNGSGGMRVELDDVPLRDSTLTPEEILMSESQERMCAVVEPEKVERFLAICEKWDVIATVVGEVTDGDRLEIFWHGEKIVDLDPRTVAHDGPVYERPYARPKWQDALQADDANKLARPASSKELREQVLAVVASPNQASKAWVTDQYDRFVQGNTVLAQPEDSGMVRIDEESGLGVALANDGNGRYSKLDPYAGAQLALSEAYRNVAATGAKPLAVSDCLNFGSPEDPDVMWQFAETTRGLADACQILGTPVTGGNVSLYNQTGEAAIHPTPVVSVLGVIDDVARRTPIAFAEEGQLLYLLGDTTEEFGGSAWSQVVHDHLGGLPPKVDLERERLLADILISGSRDGMIDAAHDLSDGGLAQAVAESCLRGGKGARLIVPDGLDAFTLLFSESAGRAVVSVPRSEELRFTDMCGARGLPATRIGVVDGDAVELQGEFTLPLTEIREAHEGTLPGLFA
- the purQ gene encoding phosphoribosylformylglycinamidine synthase subunit PurQ, with protein sequence MTARIGVVTFPGTLDDRDTQRAVRVAGAEAVPLWHRDKDLKQVDAVVLPGGFSYGDYLRAGAISRFSPVMESVIAQAKAGMPVLGICNGFQVLTESHLLPGAMLRNNHLHFICREQKLRVESDRTAWTADYTAGQEIRIPLKNIDGQYTADERTLDMLEAEGRVAFRYLDGNPNGSLRDIAGITNEAGNVVGLMPHPEHAVEPLVGTGRTDGLGFFTSILKKLVNA
- the purS gene encoding phosphoribosylformylglycinamidine synthase subunit PurS — protein: MARVVVDVMLKPEILDPQGQAVQRALPRLGFKGIADVRQGKRFELEVDGPVDDAALARIHEMAETFLANTVIEDFFVKVEEEK